Proteins encoded within one genomic window of Microbacterium soli:
- a CDS encoding TetR/AcrR family transcriptional regulator: protein MTAGARPARRGRPGHAREDVIRAGVELFNEQGYDATSVSDLTGRLGLTKSALYHHVDSKEQILQIALEDALGGLEQALADALQQPSAAERLQTIIRGAVRVLTDRQPQVTLLLRLRGNSEIETAALARRRRFDRTVTALMREAQSEGLVRSDLDAGVATRLIFGMINSVVEWYRPDGPVDPDLLREEILRVALGGLAART from the coding sequence GTGACCGCCGGTGCGCGTCCGGCGAGGCGTGGACGCCCCGGTCATGCCCGCGAGGATGTCATCCGCGCGGGCGTCGAGCTGTTCAACGAGCAGGGGTACGATGCCACGTCGGTGTCGGATCTGACGGGCCGCCTGGGCCTGACCAAGTCGGCGCTGTACCATCACGTGGATTCGAAGGAGCAGATCCTCCAGATCGCATTGGAGGATGCGCTGGGCGGGTTGGAGCAGGCGCTGGCGGATGCTCTGCAGCAGCCGAGCGCCGCAGAGCGGCTCCAGACGATCATCCGCGGCGCCGTGCGCGTGCTCACCGATCGGCAGCCGCAGGTGACCCTGCTGCTCCGCCTGCGGGGCAACAGTGAGATCGAGACGGCGGCCCTGGCGAGAAGACGCCGCTTCGACCGCACGGTCACCGCGCTGATGCGCGAGGCGCAGTCCGAGGGGCTCGTCCGCTCCGACCTGGACGCCGGTGTCGCGACGCGCCTGATCTTCGGCATGATCAATTCGGTCGTCGAGTGGTACCGACCCGACGGTCCCGTGGATCCGGATCTGCTGCGCGAGGAGATCCTGCGGGTGGCACTGGGTGGGCTCGCCGCACGCACCTGA
- a CDS encoding M23 family metallopeptidase has translation MPKLPAPGPDPYTYVGHTGIDFLRGSAWLGKPILASGPGTVLRLTRNLAGGQWTVIRYDMGATVGYAHQDRPPPVRAGQRVREGDVIGWVGQSGTRVTGPHVHVEVIGRATPAAVWEVFDKSRVVGQAQPAGSVASTGQPSEEKEVIHHHHEDPNARGAGRVLAPGDAFWLNTTEGARTSRATNLVHLTGIYSITVHVYAEGIPRDVLEVVLAWDDTRTDGPHSMHYTERMSIDRDGLLQASRDFKRAVGVGYAVYARVRAADTNAGSMKVTLFDADAFRFLG, from the coding sequence ATGCCCAAGCTGCCGGCGCCGGGGCCGGACCCGTACACCTACGTGGGCCACACCGGCATCGACTTCCTGCGCGGTTCTGCATGGCTCGGCAAGCCGATCCTCGCATCCGGTCCCGGCACGGTGCTGCGCCTGACGAGGAACCTTGCGGGCGGTCAGTGGACGGTGATCCGCTACGACATGGGAGCGACGGTCGGGTACGCCCACCAGGACCGGCCGCCGCCGGTGAGAGCGGGGCAGCGGGTGCGGGAGGGCGATGTGATCGGATGGGTCGGTCAGAGCGGTACCCGGGTCACCGGCCCGCACGTGCACGTCGAGGTGATCGGGCGTGCGACACCCGCTGCCGTGTGGGAGGTCTTCGACAAGAGCCGTGTCGTCGGGCAGGCGCAACCCGCCGGCTCCGTTGCATCGACCGGTCAGCCGAGCGAGGAGAAGGAAGTGATCCATCACCATCATGAGGACCCGAACGCGCGGGGAGCGGGCCGGGTGCTCGCTCCCGGCGACGCTTTCTGGCTGAACACGACGGAGGGGGCGAGGACGTCCAGGGCGACGAACCTCGTGCACCTGACCGGGATCTACTCCATCACCGTGCACGTGTATGCGGAGGGCATCCCTCGGGACGTCCTGGAGGTCGTCCTGGCCTGGGACGACACCCGCACCGACGGGCCGCATTCCATGCACTACACGGAGCGCATGTCCATCGACCGCGACGGCCTGCTGCAGGCGTCCCGTGACTTCAAACGCGCCGTCGGGGTCGGGTATGCCGTCTATGCGCGGGTACGAGCCGCCGACACGAACGCCGGGTCCATGAAGGTCACACTCTTCGACGCGGACGCCTTCCGATTCCTCGGCTGA
- a CDS encoding SIMPL domain-containing protein, translating to MSDVIITVRGEHELRVAPERATVHLAVSGDGAVQDEVVAAVLAAAAPVREGLEERQRAGTVDEWTSRRLGVHSERPWSSEGRQLAPVHRATVEFTATFSDIPEMSLWVSGVSAEDSVSIGEVRWHLTPQTEAALEREAATLAVGAAVTRARAYAEALGLDDVTPLEITDRGLISTGAPAQPKAVMMRAAMDSGPVMRFQADEITVSATVEGRFRAH from the coding sequence ATGAGCGACGTGATCATCACCGTCCGCGGCGAGCACGAGCTGCGCGTCGCCCCCGAGCGCGCCACCGTCCACCTCGCTGTGAGCGGCGACGGCGCGGTCCAGGACGAGGTCGTCGCGGCCGTCCTCGCCGCTGCCGCACCGGTGCGGGAGGGCCTCGAGGAACGGCAGCGCGCCGGGACCGTCGACGAGTGGACCAGCCGACGCCTCGGCGTGCATTCCGAGCGCCCGTGGAGCAGCGAGGGGAGGCAGCTCGCGCCGGTGCATCGCGCGACGGTCGAGTTCACCGCGACGTTCTCCGACATCCCGGAGATGTCGCTGTGGGTCTCCGGCGTGTCCGCGGAGGATTCCGTGAGCATCGGCGAAGTGCGCTGGCATCTGACCCCGCAGACGGAGGCTGCGCTCGAGCGCGAAGCGGCGACGCTGGCCGTGGGCGCGGCCGTCACGCGCGCCCGTGCCTATGCGGAGGCGCTCGGCCTCGATGATGTCACGCCGCTGGAGATCACCGATCGTGGACTGATCTCGACCGGTGCCCCCGCGCAGCCGAAGGCCGTCATGATGCGCGCCGCGATGGACTCGGGCCCCGTGATGCGGTTCCAGGCCGATGAGATCACCGTCTCGGCGACCGTGGAGGGTCGATTCCGCGCACACTGA
- the hflX gene encoding GTPase HflX, translated as MTKTDDEDTTADALDRVLAHAQPRTEAKVFGAAQALQDEDTVAHGVGDGEQWDLEDRHALRRVSGLSTELEDVTEVEYRQLRLENVVLVGVYPQGAQEDAENSLRELAALAETAGAVVLDGVLQRRPHPDPATYLGRGKAQELKDIVAVVGADTVIADTELAPSQRRALEDVVKVKVIDRTTVILDIFSQHAKSREGKAQVELAQLEYLLPRLRGWGESMSRQAGGQVGAAGAGMGSRGPGETKIELDRRRIRTRMAQLRRQIREFAPARDAKRAERKRNTIPSVAIAGYTNAGKSSLLNALTSAGVLVENALFATLDATVRRSETHDGRVYTLTDTVGFVRNLPHQLVEAFRSTLEEVGQADVIVHVVDGSHPDPSAQLQTVRDVMGDVGARSIPEIVVFNKADLVGDDARLVLRGLAPGAYFVSSRTGEGIDELRDAIERMLPMPAVEVHALVPYDRGELISAVHETGVLLSAVHEETGTRVHAHVSERLAAELGPYAVD; from the coding sequence ATGACGAAGACCGACGACGAGGACACCACGGCGGATGCCCTGGATCGCGTCCTCGCGCATGCGCAGCCGCGCACCGAGGCGAAGGTGTTCGGTGCCGCGCAGGCCCTCCAGGACGAGGACACCGTCGCGCACGGTGTCGGCGACGGCGAGCAGTGGGATCTCGAGGACCGGCATGCGCTGCGCCGCGTCAGCGGACTCTCCACCGAGCTGGAGGACGTCACAGAGGTCGAATACCGGCAGCTGCGCCTGGAGAACGTCGTGCTGGTGGGCGTGTACCCCCAGGGGGCGCAGGAGGATGCGGAGAACTCGTTGCGCGAGCTCGCCGCACTCGCCGAGACCGCCGGTGCGGTCGTGCTGGACGGCGTGCTGCAGCGGCGGCCGCATCCTGATCCGGCGACATACCTCGGTCGGGGCAAGGCGCAGGAGCTGAAGGACATCGTCGCGGTCGTCGGCGCCGACACCGTCATCGCCGACACGGAGCTGGCACCCAGCCAGCGCCGTGCGCTGGAGGACGTCGTCAAGGTCAAGGTCATCGACCGCACCACCGTCATCCTCGACATCTTCAGCCAGCATGCCAAGAGCCGCGAGGGCAAGGCCCAGGTCGAGCTCGCCCAGCTCGAGTACCTGCTGCCGAGGCTGCGCGGCTGGGGCGAGTCCATGAGCCGTCAGGCCGGTGGACAGGTGGGCGCGGCGGGGGCGGGCATGGGCTCGCGCGGCCCCGGCGAGACGAAGATCGAGCTCGACCGTCGCCGCATCCGCACCCGCATGGCGCAGCTGCGCAGGCAGATCCGCGAGTTCGCTCCCGCTCGGGATGCGAAGCGCGCCGAGCGCAAGCGCAACACGATCCCCTCCGTCGCGATCGCCGGATACACCAACGCGGGCAAGTCGAGCCTGCTCAACGCCCTCACCAGCGCCGGGGTGCTGGTGGAGAACGCGCTGTTCGCCACGTTGGATGCCACCGTGCGACGCTCCGAGACGCATGACGGCCGGGTCTACACGCTCACCGACACGGTCGGCTTCGTGCGCAATCTGCCCCACCAGCTCGTCGAGGCGTTCCGATCCACTCTCGAGGAGGTCGGCCAGGCCGATGTCATCGTCCACGTCGTGGACGGTTCGCATCCCGACCCCTCCGCGCAGCTGCAGACCGTCCGCGATGTGATGGGCGACGTCGGTGCACGGAGCATCCCCGAGATCGTCGTGTTCAACAAGGCGGATCTCGTCGGCGATGACGCACGGCTGGTGCTGCGCGGGCTGGCGCCCGGTGCGTACTTCGTGTCGTCCCGCACCGGTGAGGGGATCGACGAGTTGCGCGACGCCATCGAGCGGATGCTGCCGATGCCGGCCGTGGAGGTCCACGCCCTGGTGCCGTACGACCGCGGCGAACTGATCTCCGCCGTCCACGAGACGGGCGTGCTGCTCTCCGCCGTGCACGAGGAGACGGGCACGCGCGTGCACGCGCACGTGTCGGAGCGGCTCGCGGCCGAACTCGGCCCCTACGCGGTGGACTGA
- a CDS encoding class I SAM-dependent methyltransferase, which produces MPSDHYFSAAPASAENLRTIRVTLAGRELEVTTASGVFSPDRLDAGTAVLLANMPPLPPGGDFLDLGCGWGPITIAMAMASPHATVWAVDVNERSLDLTRRNAHDLGLANVNAVTPDDVPGDIVFRTIRCNPPIRVGKNRLHGMLEHWIPRLDEHSDAWMVVQRNLGSDSLQRWMAATFTPGYSVRRAATGKGYRVLKVRRHGTPPTAPISLDA; this is translated from the coding sequence ATGCCGTCCGACCACTACTTCAGCGCGGCGCCGGCGAGTGCGGAGAACCTCCGCACCATCCGTGTCACCCTCGCGGGGCGGGAACTGGAGGTCACCACGGCCAGTGGCGTCTTCAGTCCCGACCGTCTCGATGCCGGAACGGCCGTCCTGCTCGCGAACATGCCCCCCCTGCCGCCGGGCGGGGACTTCCTCGACCTGGGCTGCGGATGGGGCCCCATCACGATCGCCATGGCCATGGCCTCCCCGCATGCGACGGTGTGGGCCGTGGACGTCAACGAGCGCTCACTGGATCTGACCCGTCGGAACGCGCACGACCTGGGCCTCGCCAATGTGAACGCCGTCACACCGGACGATGTTCCCGGCGACATCGTGTTCCGCACGATCCGCTGCAACCCACCGATCCGTGTGGGGAAAAACCGACTGCACGGCATGCTCGAGCACTGGATCCCCCGGCTCGACGAGCACAGCGACGCCTGGATGGTCGTGCAGCGCAATCTCGGGTCCGACTCGCTGCAGCGTTGGATGGCGGCGACGTTCACGCCCGGATACAGCGTGCGCCGCGCCGCGACCGGGAAGGGTTATCGCGTGCTCAAGGTGCGTCGG